One window of the Shewanella khirikhana genome contains the following:
- a CDS encoding DNA-J related domain-containing protein, whose protein sequence is MLLPPLVPQLDNKATDVSAIKGDNPLIWPLLSLLQKSVQGWKVHHLATELQSQGLMHDLDPIPEKDLFKRNFLLMNALFELQDMLLPGQWVQTQAMDIRILRILPGDIDLIQHQEAGLKSYYLDWANYDTSSNVVRDMLESFWTSYKSYIGINGRVMHLTQALRVLELDVSASDREIRRQWRKLALKWHPDRQGGDAARFREVCEAWQTLRGRDSD, encoded by the coding sequence ATGCTGCTGCCACCTCTGGTTCCTCAACTCGATAATAAAGCAACCGACGTATCAGCCATCAAAGGCGACAACCCCCTCATCTGGCCCCTCCTGAGTTTGCTGCAAAAATCGGTTCAGGGCTGGAAGGTTCACCACCTGGCCACCGAACTGCAATCCCAGGGACTGATGCACGACCTGGATCCCATCCCCGAGAAAGACCTGTTCAAACGTAATTTTTTGCTGATGAATGCCCTGTTTGAATTGCAGGACATGCTGCTGCCCGGCCAATGGGTGCAAACCCAGGCCATGGATATCCGCATCCTCAGAATCCTGCCCGGCGATATCGACCTTATTCAGCATCAGGAAGCAGGTCTCAAGAGCTACTATCTGGACTGGGCCAACTACGACACCAGCAGCAATGTGGTGCGCGACATGCTGGAATCCTTCTGGACCAGCTATAAGAGCTACATTGGTATCAATGGCCGGGTGATGCATCTCACCCAGGCGCTGAGGGTGCTGGAGCTGGATGTAAGCGCCAGTGACCGTGAAATTCGCCGTCAGTGGCGGAAGTTGGCGCTGAAATGGCACCCGGATCGCCAGGGCGGCGACGCTGCCCGCTTTCGCGAAGTGTGCGAAGCCTGGCAAACTCTCCGTGGCCGCGACAGCGACTGA
- a CDS encoding alkaline phosphatase D family protein has translation MKRSYSRRDFLAMSAKGVGAAVLSYGLMGCSSSDDGTPAVAVNFLHGIASGDPAHDAVIIWTRVTPDSDGDVSVSWQVAKDADFKDLVTDGSTVTNKDRDYTVKVDAMGLAAGSTYYYRFMSGDKTSATGKTQTLPEGAVSQVKLAVMSCANFPAGYFNVYELAAAQGDLDAVIHLGDYIYEYPRGGYASENAAALGREVLPAHELLSLNDYRTRYAQYKGDASLQKLHAAVPFITVWDDHEVCNDAWRDGGENHNEGEGDFTARKEAALQAYFEWLPIRPWREGNHEEIYRSFAFGDLVDLHMLDTRLLGRDEQLQFETYLDPATGAFDGTSFMADVTSTSRTMLGALQLLWLQSKLLTNSARWQVLGQQVLMGKMLLPAAIATQQLSIPQFAELAALAQLAARAQAGDPTLTQEELMYLAANQQKLTPEVIALLQLPSIPYNLDAWDGYAYEREVILGTAKSKNANLVVIAGDTHNAWANELRDVNGDVVGVEFATSSVSSPGLEYYLQLPPEQIPATEAAVVGLVDDLKYANLKDRGFMVLTFTEAEVRSDWHFVSTILDKDFSEATDRRYSARTAVGSHVIEPLA, from the coding sequence ATGAAACGGTCTTATTCACGTCGTGACTTTCTGGCCATGTCAGCCAAAGGAGTGGGCGCAGCCGTGTTGTCTTATGGTCTCATGGGCTGCTCCAGCAGCGATGATGGCACTCCCGCCGTTGCCGTCAACTTTCTTCACGGTATTGCCAGTGGCGATCCTGCCCATGATGCTGTGATCATCTGGACCCGTGTGACCCCCGACAGCGATGGCGATGTCAGCGTATCCTGGCAGGTGGCCAAAGACGCCGACTTTAAAGATCTGGTCACCGACGGCAGCACAGTCACCAATAAAGACAGAGACTACACAGTTAAGGTGGATGCCATGGGCCTGGCCGCCGGCAGCACCTACTATTACCGCTTTATGAGCGGCGATAAAACCTCGGCCACCGGCAAAACCCAAACCTTGCCAGAAGGCGCCGTGTCACAGGTGAAGCTGGCAGTAATGAGCTGCGCCAACTTCCCGGCCGGTTACTTCAACGTATACGAGCTGGCCGCCGCCCAGGGCGATTTGGATGCCGTTATCCACCTTGGCGACTATATCTACGAATACCCCCGTGGCGGCTATGCCAGTGAAAATGCCGCCGCCCTTGGCCGCGAGGTGCTGCCAGCGCATGAGCTGCTGAGCCTGAATGACTACCGCACCCGTTATGCCCAGTACAAAGGCGATGCCAGCCTGCAAAAACTGCATGCGGCCGTGCCCTTTATTACCGTGTGGGACGACCACGAAGTGTGCAACGACGCCTGGCGTGATGGCGGCGAAAATCACAACGAAGGCGAGGGCGATTTCACCGCCCGTAAAGAAGCCGCCCTGCAGGCCTATTTTGAGTGGCTGCCTATCCGCCCATGGCGCGAAGGTAACCACGAAGAGATTTACCGCAGCTTCGCCTTTGGCGATCTGGTGGACCTGCACATGCTGGACACCCGTCTGCTTGGCCGTGATGAACAGCTGCAATTCGAAACCTACCTCGACCCGGCCACCGGCGCCTTCGATGGCACCAGCTTTATGGCCGATGTCACCAGCACCAGCCGCACCATGCTGGGTGCGCTGCAACTGCTGTGGCTGCAAAGCAAGCTACTCACCAACTCTGCCCGCTGGCAGGTGCTGGGTCAGCAGGTGTTGATGGGCAAGATGTTGCTGCCTGCGGCCATTGCCACCCAGCAGCTGTCGATTCCCCAGTTTGCTGAGCTGGCTGCGCTGGCGCAGCTGGCGGCCCGCGCTCAGGCTGGCGATCCTACCCTGACTCAGGAAGAGCTGATGTACCTGGCGGCCAATCAGCAGAAGCTGACCCCGGAGGTGATTGCCCTGCTGCAACTGCCGTCTATTCCATACAACCTGGATGCCTGGGATGGCTATGCCTACGAGCGCGAGGTGATCCTCGGCACCGCCAAGTCGAAAAATGCCAACCTGGTGGTGATTGCCGGTGATACCCACAACGCCTGGGCCAACGAACTGCGCGATGTGAATGGCGACGTGGTCGGGGTGGAGTTTGCAACCAGCTCAGTGTCTTCTCCGGGGCTAGAGTACTACCTGCAACTGCCGCCAGAGCAAATTCCGGCTACCGAAGCGGCTGTGGTCGGTCTGGTGGACGACCTTAAGTACGCCAACCTCAAAGACAGAGGCTTTATGGTGCTCACCTTCACCGAAGCCGAAGTGCGCAGCGACTGGCACTTTGTGTCGACCATTCTCGATAAAGACTTCAGCGAAGCCACAGATCGCCGCTACAGCGCCCGCACGGCGGTGGGCAGCCACGTGATTGAGCCGCTTGCCTGA
- a CDS encoding LrgB family protein, giving the protein MSHSQLALLSLVITLVGYYGAKRLHGRLGYWWAAPILLAPMLIIAAVLLLDIPLPSYFEYTHFLVLLLGPATIAFALPIYRERALIGRYPITLTLGVMAGLLLGLLSSWGLVKLFELPPELGHSVLVRSVSTPFAMEATTAFGGVPELTAMVVLMTGVIGMLLCGPLFRLGRVRSALARGAALGASAHGAGAAKAREYGEEEAVVASLTMIFTGIAMVLTAPLFAILLV; this is encoded by the coding sequence ATGAGCCACAGCCAACTGGCACTGCTGAGCCTCGTTATCACCCTGGTGGGCTATTACGGCGCCAAGCGACTTCATGGCCGCTTGGGCTACTGGTGGGCCGCGCCCATTTTGCTGGCGCCAATGCTGATTATTGCCGCTGTGCTGCTGCTGGATATTCCGCTACCAAGCTACTTTGAATACACCCATTTTCTGGTGTTGCTGCTGGGGCCTGCCACCATTGCATTTGCGCTGCCCATTTACCGCGAGCGCGCCCTTATCGGCCGTTATCCCATCACCCTGACCCTGGGCGTGATGGCCGGGCTGTTGCTGGGGCTGTTGTCATCCTGGGGGCTGGTGAAGTTGTTTGAGCTGCCGCCCGAGCTTGGCCACAGCGTGCTGGTGCGTTCGGTTTCCACCCCCTTTGCCATGGAGGCCACCACCGCATTTGGCGGCGTGCCTGAGCTTACTGCCATGGTGGTGCTGATGACCGGGGTGATAGGTATGTTGCTGTGTGGGCCGCTGTTTCGCCTGGGCAGGGTGCGCTCGGCGCTGGCGCGGGGCGCAGCCCTCGGCGCTTCGGCCCACGGTGCCGGTGCCGCCAAGGCCCGTGAGTACGGTGAGGAAGAGGCCGTGGTTGCCAGCCTGACCATGATTTTTACCGGCATTGCCATGGTGCTTACCGCACCACTGTTTGCCATCTTGCTGGTGTAG
- a CDS encoding glycerophosphodiester phosphodiesterase family protein, which yields MLKLKSLLWLLPLGLLGACNDNNDNPPEAPKVPAEVGVRPAYLVSQMTDGPLKSELEACHGMNFYRSDLSIGHRGAAMQFPEHTRESYQAAIDSGAGVVECDVTFTADKALVCRHSQCDLHTTTNILAVPELAAKCSVPFSPFDAATDTPASAKCCTSDITLEEFMSLKGKMDGANPKATTVEAYMAGTPGWRTDLYSATGTLMTHAQSIEMFKAAGVKMTPELKAPAVTMPFDGMSQQDYADKLVAEYQAAGVSGASVYPQSFNLDDVKHWIATAPEFGNQAVYLDDRDETQAGFDPMNPDTWQPTMATLKADGVEIIAPPLWMLVTVGADGKIAPSPYATQAKAAGLKIITWTLERSGHLTDGGGWYYQSITDVTNNEGVVYELLDVLAKDIGVIGVFSDWPATVTYYANCKGL from the coding sequence ATGTTAAAACTAAAATCCCTGCTTTGGCTGCTGCCACTTGGCCTGCTTGGTGCCTGTAACGACAACAACGACAACCCCCCCGAGGCGCCCAAGGTGCCTGCTGAAGTGGGAGTGCGTCCTGCCTATTTGGTGTCGCAGATGACAGACGGCCCACTCAAGAGTGAACTTGAAGCCTGCCACGGCATGAATTTCTACCGCAGCGACCTGTCAATCGGCCACCGAGGCGCGGCCATGCAGTTCCCCGAGCACACCCGCGAGTCTTATCAGGCAGCCATCGACTCGGGCGCAGGCGTGGTGGAATGTGACGTCACCTTCACCGCCGATAAGGCGCTGGTTTGCCGTCACTCTCAGTGCGATCTGCACACCACCACCAACATCCTGGCAGTACCGGAACTGGCCGCCAAATGCAGCGTGCCCTTCAGCCCCTTTGATGCCGCAACCGACACCCCGGCGTCGGCCAAGTGCTGCACCAGCGACATCACCCTGGAAGAGTTTATGAGCCTTAAGGGCAAGATGGATGGCGCCAACCCCAAGGCCACCACAGTGGAAGCCTATATGGCAGGCACGCCCGGCTGGCGCACGGATCTGTATTCTGCCACCGGCACCCTGATGACCCACGCCCAGTCGATTGAAATGTTCAAGGCCGCCGGAGTGAAGATGACCCCGGAACTGAAGGCCCCCGCGGTGACCATGCCATTCGATGGCATGAGTCAGCAGGATTATGCCGATAAACTGGTGGCCGAATATCAGGCGGCAGGTGTGAGCGGCGCAAGCGTTTACCCGCAATCCTTCAACCTGGATGACGTAAAACACTGGATTGCCACCGCCCCTGAGTTTGGCAATCAGGCGGTGTATCTGGACGACAGAGATGAAACCCAGGCCGGTTTCGACCCCATGAACCCCGACACCTGGCAGCCCACTATGGCCACGCTGAAGGCCGATGGCGTGGAAATTATCGCCCCGCCACTGTGGATGCTGGTTACAGTAGGCGCCGACGGCAAGATAGCGCCTTCACCTTACGCCACGCAGGCCAAGGCCGCCGGACTCAAGATTATCACCTGGACGCTGGAGCGCTCCGGCCACCTCACCGATGGCGGCGGCTGGTACTATCAAAGCATCACAGATGTAACCAACAACGAAGGCGTGGTGTACGAGCTGCTCGACGTGCTCGCCAAAGACATAGGTGTGATTGGGGTGTTCTCCGACTGGCCCGCCACCGTCACCTACTACGCCAACTGCAAAGGCTTGTAA
- a CDS encoding phosphoribosyltransferase gives MSDKHYITAQQLLEDSFRLAAQVYESGFRPQFIVGIWRGGAPIGIAVQEYFDFKKVDTDHIAVRTSSYYGIGTDKQSKEIKVHGLHYIIENCNADDGLLIVDDVFDSGRSIHALKEKLSQLMRLNMPRDIRIACPYYKPKNTAVPLKPDYYIHASEDWLVFPHEVSGLTPDEIASGKSDLKNIAELFI, from the coding sequence ATGTCAGATAAACACTACATTACCGCCCAGCAGCTGCTGGAAGACTCCTTCCGCCTGGCGGCCCAGGTATACGAGAGCGGCTTTCGTCCGCAATTTATCGTGGGTATCTGGCGCGGCGGCGCCCCTATCGGTATCGCAGTGCAGGAATACTTTGATTTTAAAAAGGTAGACACTGACCATATCGCGGTACGTACCTCCTCTTACTACGGCATAGGTACCGACAAGCAGAGCAAAGAAATCAAGGTGCACGGCCTGCATTACATCATCGAAAACTGTAACGCCGACGACGGTCTGCTGATTGTGGATGACGTGTTCGACTCGGGCCGCAGCATTCACGCCCTTAAAGAAAAACTGTCGCAGCTGATGCGCCTCAACATGCCCCGTGATATTCGTATTGCCTGTCCATACTACAAGCCGAAAAACACTGCCGTGCCGTTAAAGCCGGACTACTATATCCATGCCTCTGAAGACTGGCTGGTATTCCCCCATGAAGTTTCGGGTTTGACTCCGGATGAGATTGCCAGCGGCAAGAGCGATTTGAAAAACATCGCCGAGCTGTTTATCTAA
- a CDS encoding LysR family transcriptional regulator — translation MDLRAIKYFIEVVDAGGFAKASEKVHLTQPALSKAVRQLEESLDLQLIERGKRGVSLRLSPAGEVVYRHGLALLAARDDMLGELDAMRSLKSGRLKFGLAPLGSAELFAPVIARFRSLYPKIDMQLLVRGGIEQTTALRKGEIELATGITALGSEFEGLRIRRDPMVVVLPRQHFLAHRRELALHELADTAHILFEPEYALHQLVVDACEQSGFTPMDVTRVSHPDFGIALVAAGTGAMVLPSYIAERHAVAGVVSVPLKETDLHWELSLFWRRGQPLSFAAEAMIALVKERLGGL, via the coding sequence TTGGATCTCAGGGCCATCAAGTACTTTATCGAAGTGGTGGATGCCGGCGGCTTTGCCAAGGCATCGGAGAAGGTGCATCTGACGCAGCCCGCGCTGTCAAAGGCGGTACGCCAACTTGAAGAATCCCTCGATTTACAACTGATTGAGCGTGGCAAACGCGGCGTGTCGCTGCGGCTCTCACCAGCCGGAGAAGTGGTGTATCGCCATGGTTTGGCGCTGCTGGCGGCCCGGGATGACATGCTCGGTGAACTCGATGCCATGCGCAGTCTTAAAAGTGGCAGGCTCAAGTTTGGCCTGGCGCCACTGGGCAGTGCCGAGCTGTTTGCCCCTGTGATTGCCCGCTTTCGCAGCCTGTATCCCAAGATTGATATGCAGCTGCTGGTGCGGGGCGGTATCGAGCAAACCACCGCGCTGCGCAAGGGAGAGATTGAACTTGCCACCGGCATTACCGCCCTTGGCAGTGAGTTTGAGGGGCTGAGGATCCGCCGCGATCCCATGGTGGTGGTGTTGCCACGGCAACACTTTCTGGCCCACAGACGAGAACTGGCGCTGCATGAACTGGCAGACACAGCTCATATCCTGTTTGAACCCGAATACGCGCTGCATCAATTGGTTGTGGATGCCTGTGAACAGTCGGGCTTTACCCCCATGGATGTGACCCGGGTGAGCCACCCGGATTTCGGTATCGCCCTGGTGGCGGCAGGTACGGGCGCCATGGTGCTGCCAAGCTATATCGCCGAGCGGCATGCGGTGGCAGGGGTTGTCAGCGTGCCGCTGAAAGAGACGGATCTGCACTGGGAGTTGTCGCTGTTCTGGCGCCGAGGCCAGCCGCTGTCGTTTGCCGCCGAGGCCATGATAGCCCTGGTGAAGGAGCGTTTGGGCGGCCTGTAA
- a CDS encoding RES family NAD+ phosphorylase, which translates to MKPSIPSSCLNRPYSGSCYRLVESQEEAATLSLVDNFDEQMMLESLLDDAKPPYRDGTEHLHYLLKSPFRYPPLRHGSRFGTRLMPSFFYASETVATCLAEVAYYRFVFLQDMAEPFEGVLRSEHMVFRVELATERCADLTLIDDLDIQASLTHQSDYQYTQQLGGMLVDERCQLIRSYSARDFGGINLAVVDPLVFCSGPLDQSLWICQLEPDRLAFTERGRGHLPRYFELQQFMQDGRLPRPA; encoded by the coding sequence ATGAAGCCGAGCATTCCTTCGTCGTGCCTCAATCGCCCCTATTCGGGCAGCTGCTATCGCTTGGTGGAGTCTCAGGAAGAGGCGGCCACCTTGAGCCTGGTGGATAATTTTGATGAGCAGATGATGCTCGAAAGCCTGCTGGATGACGCCAAGCCGCCGTACCGCGACGGCACCGAACATCTGCATTATCTGCTCAAGTCCCCGTTTCGTTATCCGCCGCTGCGTCACGGCTCCCGTTTCGGTACCCGGCTGATGCCCAGCTTCTTTTATGCCAGTGAAACCGTTGCGACCTGCCTTGCCGAGGTGGCCTATTACCGCTTTGTGTTTTTGCAGGATATGGCCGAGCCTTTTGAAGGCGTGCTGCGTTCGGAGCACATGGTGTTTCGGGTTGAGCTTGCCACTGAGCGCTGCGCCGATCTTACTCTTATCGACGACCTGGATATTCAGGCCAGCCTTACCCATCAAAGCGACTATCAATACACTCAGCAGCTTGGCGGGATGCTGGTGGATGAGCGTTGCCAGTTGATCCGCAGCTACTCGGCCAGAGACTTTGGTGGGATAAACCTTGCGGTAGTCGATCCTTTGGTATTTTGTTCTGGCCCTTTGGATCAGAGTTTGTGGATCTGTCAGCTCGAACCTGACAGACTTGCGTTTACCGAACGGGGGCGGGGACACCTGCCCCGCTATTTTGAGTTACAACAGTTTATGCAGGATGGGCGCTTGCCCCGACCTGCCTGA
- a CDS encoding HPP family protein: MLVKDIMTAAPVCISDAATLKDAHLLMQNRGVRHLPVIGETDGQYKGVLTHKKMVSTLVNVLNKYGQGGLDRKERMTSVAELMDAGSDTISDDEPLSVVVDFFIENKLGCLPVLGSDRKVIGIVTSSDFVKLCKRLLQP; encoded by the coding sequence ATGCTAGTCAAAGACATCATGACAGCGGCACCGGTATGTATCAGCGATGCAGCCACCCTCAAGGACGCCCACCTGTTGATGCAAAACCGCGGGGTGCGCCACCTGCCGGTAATTGGCGAAACCGATGGCCAGTACAAGGGGGTACTCACTCACAAGAAGATGGTGTCGACCCTGGTGAATGTGCTCAACAAATACGGTCAGGGCGGGCTGGACAGAAAAGAGCGCATGACTTCGGTAGCCGAATTGATGGATGCAGGCAGCGATACCATCAGCGACGATGAGCCGCTTAGCGTGGTGGTGGACTTCTTTATCGAAAACAAACTGGGCTGCCTGCCGGTGCTTGGCAGCGATCGCAAGGTGATTGGCATAGTAACCTCATCAGACTTTGTGAAGCTGTGTAAGCGGCTGCTGCAACCATAA
- a CDS encoding CidA/LrgA family protein has product MTLQEGKAKLKRSARQAGLTLAQAAAICLLAWLAHGLVLFFDLPLPGGVVGLGVLLLLLSLKWVPEQSLQAGAAWLLGDLLLFFIPPVISVIQYEAVLEQYGARMLGFLVAGSVTVLLGTAWVVDRAFKFERKMRLARDRRLAHQALAAAQAGALK; this is encoded by the coding sequence ATGACCCTTCAGGAAGGTAAAGCCAAGCTGAAACGCAGCGCCAGGCAGGCAGGTTTAACCCTGGCGCAGGCGGCTGCTATCTGTTTGCTGGCCTGGCTTGCCCATGGGTTGGTGCTGTTTTTCGATTTGCCATTGCCCGGCGGTGTGGTGGGGCTTGGGGTGCTGTTGCTGCTGTTATCACTCAAGTGGGTGCCTGAGCAATCATTGCAGGCCGGTGCGGCCTGGCTACTGGGGGATTTGCTGCTGTTTTTCATTCCGCCGGTGATTTCGGTTATCCAATACGAAGCCGTGCTGGAGCAATACGGCGCCCGCATGCTGGGCTTTTTGGTGGCAGGCAGCGTCACTGTTTTGCTGGGCACCGCCTGGGTGGTGGACCGCGCCTTTAAGTTTGAGCGCAAAATGCGTCTGGCACGGGACAGACGACTGGCCCATCAGGCATTGGCTGCTGCGCAGGCCGGAGCCCTGAAATGA
- a CDS encoding DsbA family protein: MLKRLTLAATLTALPLCGLAADFVEGKHYVQVTDNAPSKTPKLTEFFSFYCHNCFNMEVMYLPAIKQGLKQGISFDTKHVDFMNSDIGTEVMRSLAVIQQKGNKPELVHAMFAAIQGADGGQGHHDHSAPGHKHEPEIQTSADIKAVFAKHGIDAAEYDKLAYSKDTDAKLELWRKEQQELMIQSVPSFVVNDKYKINLQEIRTLEELSELINYLATEKDKAVEEDKGGSLGWAAIGLLALMAMGRRRLV, translated from the coding sequence ATGCTGAAACGTCTTACCCTGGCCGCCACCCTTACCGCCCTGCCCCTTTGCGGTCTGGCCGCCGACTTTGTTGAAGGCAAGCACTATGTGCAGGTCACCGACAACGCCCCCAGCAAAACCCCAAAACTGACCGAATTCTTCTCGTTCTACTGCCACAACTGCTTCAACATGGAAGTGATGTACCTGCCAGCCATCAAGCAAGGGTTAAAACAGGGCATCAGCTTCGACACCAAGCACGTTGACTTTATGAACAGCGACATTGGCACCGAAGTGATGCGCTCGCTGGCCGTTATCCAGCAAAAAGGCAACAAGCCGGAGCTGGTTCACGCCATGTTTGCCGCCATTCAGGGCGCCGATGGTGGTCAGGGCCATCACGACCACAGCGCCCCTGGCCACAAGCACGAGCCCGAAATTCAAACCAGCGCCGATATTAAAGCGGTATTCGCCAAGCATGGTATTGATGCAGCCGAATACGACAAACTGGCCTACAGCAAGGATACCGACGCCAAGCTGGAGCTGTGGCGCAAGGAGCAGCAAGAGCTGATGATCCAAAGCGTGCCAAGCTTTGTGGTCAACGATAAGTACAAGATTAACCTGCAGGAAATCCGCACACTGGAAGAACTGTCAGAGCTGATTAACTATCTTGCGACCGAGAAAGACAAAGCTGTTGAAGAAGACAAGGGCGGCAGCCTGGGCTGGGCCGCCATCGGCCTGCTGGCACTGATGGCCATGGGTCGTCGCCGTTTGGTGTAA
- a CDS encoding MbcA/ParS/Xre antitoxin family protein, whose protein sequence is MSAIAKPTASTVLFKAFINACHALELSNSEASHIIGVNPSTLSRNASQGFKPESKQGELQLQLVRLYRSLYAIAGGQQDFMRHWINSPNHALGGTPRELVKSVVGLVSVNQYLDAMRGKV, encoded by the coding sequence ATGTCCGCGATAGCCAAACCCACAGCATCCACTGTGCTGTTCAAAGCCTTTATTAATGCCTGCCATGCGCTCGAGCTGAGCAATAGCGAGGCCAGCCATATTATTGGGGTGAACCCCAGCACCCTGAGCCGCAATGCCTCTCAGGGGTTTAAGCCTGAGTCCAAACAGGGCGAGCTGCAATTACAACTGGTGCGGCTTTATCGCTCGCTGTATGCCATCGCCGGTGGCCAGCAGGACTTTATGCGCCACTGGATAAACAGCCCCAACCATGCCCTGGGGGGCACGCCGCGGGAACTGGTGAAATCCGTGGTGGGCCTGGTGAGTGTGAATCAGTATCTGGATGCCATGCGTGGCAAGGTGTAA
- a CDS encoding transposase, producing MTTARRQLIDAESTPFYHVINRCVRRAFLCGEDALSGRCYEHRRGWIVDKVRQLSSIFCIDVCAYAVMSNHYHLVLKIDLAAQKSLSQFEVIERWTRLFSGNPVAAKFLKGDSLSAGESILLDTLISDWQERLGSISWFMRCLNEEIARKANREDGCTGVFWEGRFKSQALLDEQALLACMMYVDLNPIRAGITDSLQASDYTSIQERIEELAEPKPVNASLKPLLQFDGAATAAQQTGIPFHFADYLELIDWTGRAVRQDKRGFIESSRSKLLAELGISDDAWITSAKEFRRQYSGMSGRWDAMCAMKAKSGGKWCRGKRQSEAIHPG from the coding sequence ATGACTACAGCCCGTCGTCAGTTGATTGATGCTGAAAGTACGCCCTTCTACCATGTGATTAATCGCTGTGTCAGAAGGGCGTTTTTGTGCGGGGAAGATGCACTTTCCGGTCGTTGCTATGAACATAGGCGTGGCTGGATAGTGGATAAAGTCAGGCAGTTATCGTCGATATTCTGCATTGATGTGTGCGCTTATGCAGTGATGTCGAATCACTATCATTTGGTGCTGAAAATTGATTTGGCGGCTCAAAAATCTTTGTCACAGTTTGAGGTGATAGAACGTTGGACAAGGCTCTTTAGCGGCAATCCCGTTGCGGCAAAATTCTTAAAGGGCGATAGCCTGTCGGCAGGCGAGAGCATACTGCTGGATACGCTGATTAGTGACTGGCAAGAGCGGCTTGGCAGTATCAGTTGGTTTATGCGCTGTTTAAATGAAGAAATAGCCCGAAAGGCCAATCGCGAAGATGGTTGCACGGGGGTGTTTTGGGAAGGGCGCTTCAAATCTCAGGCGTTGCTGGATGAGCAAGCACTGCTCGCCTGCATGATGTATGTAGACCTAAATCCGATAAGGGCAGGCATAACTGATTCATTGCAAGCATCTGATTACACTTCGATTCAGGAGCGAATAGAAGAACTTGCAGAACCTAAACCCGTGAACGCCTCGCTTAAGCCATTGCTTCAATTTGATGGTGCAGCCACGGCCGCCCAGCAAACCGGCATTCCGTTTCACTTTGCCGATTACCTTGAGCTTATCGATTGGACTGGCCGCGCGGTGCGGCAAGATAAGCGTGGTTTTATCGAGTCTTCAAGGTCAAAGCTGTTGGCTGAACTTGGCATCAGTGATGATGCCTGGATAACCTCAGCCAAGGAGTTCCGCCGTCAATACAGTGGGATGAGCGGCCGGTGGGATGCCATGTGTGCGATGAAGGCCAAATCTGGCGGTAAATGGTGTCGGGGTAAGCGACAAAGCGAAGCCATTCATCCTGGTTAA
- the nfsB gene encoding oxygen-insensitive NAD(P)H nitroreductase, with amino-acid sequence MQELSLLVKQRHTCKAFDPTRKISEEHIESLKTLLQFSPSSTNSQPWHFVLASSEEGKATVAKATEQYGFNTAKILNASHVVVLCTKVQMDEEHLQKVLKQEQADGRFADEQSMQNQHNGRSFFVNMHRFELKDAQHWMEKQVYLALGTLLLGAAALEIDACPIEGFDATALNRELGLREQGLCASAVVALGYRSADDFNASLPKSRLPQDEIFTLL; translated from the coding sequence ATGCAAGAACTGAGTCTGTTGGTTAAGCAGCGCCATACCTGTAAAGCGTTTGATCCTACTCGTAAAATCAGCGAGGAACATATTGAGTCACTGAAAACTTTGCTGCAGTTTTCACCTTCATCCACCAACTCGCAGCCATGGCATTTTGTTCTGGCTTCCAGCGAAGAAGGCAAAGCCACCGTCGCCAAGGCAACCGAGCAATACGGCTTCAACACCGCCAAAATTCTCAACGCCTCCCACGTGGTCGTGCTGTGCACCAAGGTGCAGATGGATGAAGAACATCTGCAAAAGGTGCTCAAGCAGGAGCAGGCCGATGGCCGCTTCGCCGATGAGCAATCCATGCAAAATCAACATAACGGCCGCTCTTTCTTTGTGAATATGCACCGCTTTGAACTCAAGGATGCCCAGCATTGGATGGAAAAGCAGGTGTACCTGGCACTCGGCACCCTGCTGCTTGGCGCCGCGGCGCTGGAAATTGATGCCTGCCCGATTGAAGGCTTTGATGCCACAGCGCTGAACCGTGAACTGGGTCTGCGTGAGCAAGGGCTGTGCGCCTCTGCGGTGGTGGCTCTGGGCTATCGCTCGGCAGATGATTTCAATGCATCTTTGCCCAAGTCACGTCTGCCCCAGGATGAAATCTTCACCCTGCTGTAA